The DNA segment TGAACGCCGGGGTCTTTGATGCTGAAGGGGTCGGTGGAGGGGCGCGATTTGCCCCTGAGGGCCGCGGTAAGGAGCAGCAGGCTGAAGATACCCAGGCCGGCGGCCAGGACGGTAGGAAAGAAGCTCGGGCCGAGGAGAAGCACCTTGTCTTCGGGGAAGGAGTGAGCGGTAATAATTACATATACGGAAATGAGCAGACCGATTATGCCGGCAATTATGTCGGGAATTTTCAAGAGACTACATCCTTTCTGCCGGTGGGCAACAATGCTGCGGTCAATACAGGAGGGCAAATGCCGGTTGCCCGGCATTTGCCCCGTGCCAGCGGTTATTTCGTCAGGTTGAGTTTTTTCATGACGGCTTCGGTGTTGGCGGATGTCTGGTCAAGGAAGGTCTTGAACTCGGCTGCGGGCGCATACGCGAGTCCCAGGCCGGCCTTCTTGGCGAAATCCTGGAACTCAGGCGT comes from the Sporomusaceae bacterium genome and includes:
- a CDS encoding tripartite tricarboxylate transporter TctB family protein yields the protein MKIPDIIAGIIGLLISVYVIITAHSFPEDKVLLLGPSFFPTVLAAGLGIFSLLLLTAALRGKSRPSTDPFSIKDPGVHRAGISLLAVIVYCLVLGVLGFILTSTVYLFGLMYLLKRRDYLKMAAVSLGITLLIYGIFNRLLDISLPAGFLG